The window AGGCGATCTGGTCATCGGGCATCCTGAGGGCCACGGTGCCCTTGGTTTCGCCGAGGTCCCAATCCAAGGATGGCTGTGCGTGCAGGATCAGTGTCAGACCACCCGGCCAAAAGGCCTGAGCCAGAGCCCGGGCATCGGCGGGTACGTCGCTGGCAAGTCCGTCGAGGGCGTTGACCCGGGGAATAAGGACCGGAGGAGGCATTTGCCGGCTGCGCCCTTTGGAAGCCAACAACATGGTCACAGCCAACGGAGAGAAGGCATCCGCGGCAATGCCGTAGACGGTGTCCGTTGGCAGCACGACGCACTTCTTCTCGCTGATGGCGCGTTGGGCATGCTGGAGCCCTTCAGTCCGCTGGTCATCGGAAGTGCAGTTATAGGTTGTGGTCACAGCGCTATTCTTTCACTCATCAGGAGACAGGCTTGCCAGGATCGCGCTGGTTGCACGTTCCTTGCCGTTCAGGTCGTAGTGCGTGGTGACGTTGTTCCAACGTCCGGTTCGCTGAAGCATCCCGGCAATCCATGCAGCTTGGACTTCCGCGTGCTCCATCACGAAATAACCACCGGGCTTAAGGAGGCGGGCCGCGGACGCCGCTGCCGCCGTCGGAAGTACCATGCCGTCCGCTCCCCCGCCGTACAGCGCCACCGGTGGATCGTGAAGAGCAACTTCAGGCTCTGTGGGGATCGCTTCAGCCGGAATATACGGCGGATTGGATACCACGACGTCGAATGTTCCGTTGTGCTCAGGAAGGGCATCCCGTAGATCGCCTTCAATCAGTATGACGCCGAGCGGTTCGAGGTTCCTGGCAGCCCAGGCATGCGCAAGCAAGCTGTATTCCACCGCATGAACTTCGGCACCCGGAACCTCGTAGGCGATGGAGCCGGCTATTGCGCCGGAACCCGTGCCGAGGTCCACTACCTTGGGGCTGGGCAATCCGGAGAGGTGATCGATGACCAACTGCACCACCGATTCCGTTTCGGGACGCGGAATGAAAACGCCGGGTCCTACGCGCAACTCCAGATGCCGGAAATATGCGACACCCGTGATGTGCTGCAAGGGCACGCGCCCGGCCCGTTCCTCCACCAGCTCCCGGTAGCCATCGGGAGCTGGGGCATCACCGAGCAACATGGCTCGCAGTCGTCCGAGGCCTACGCCAAGCAGGTGATCGGCAAGCAACTCGGCATCGACACGCGGGCTGGGCACACCGGCGTCGGTTAATACGGCAGTAGCCTCGCGAACAGCATCCGCGAGGCTCTGGCCTTGGTAGAACGTCATAAATATGAACTCTGCTGTGTTTGTCCGGCGCCGCTGTTAAGCAGGTCGCTATTCGCCGATGGCGTCCAGCCGCGCCTGCTCGTCCGCTTCAATGGCAGACTGGATCACCGGCTCCAAATCACCGTTCATCACGGCGTCAAGGTTGTAGGCCTTGTAACCGGTGCGGTGATCGGCGATACGGTTTTCCGGGAAGTTGTACGTGCGGATGCGCTCCGAACGGTCCATGGTGCGGATCTGTGACTTACGCTGTTCCGAGTTGGCGGCGTCGATCTGTTCCTGCTGGTGGGCCAGGAGACGAGCACGGAGAACACGCATACCGGCTTCGCGGTTCTGCAGCTGGGACTTCTCGTTCTGCATTGCCACAACGATGCCCGTGGGCAGGTGGGTGATGCGGACAGCAGAGTCAGTGGTGTTCACGGACTGTCCGCCCGGACCGGAAGAACGGTAAACGTCGATTTTGAGGTCGTTCTGGTTGATCTCAAGTTCTTCAGGCTCATCCACTTCGGGAAGCACCAGCACACCGGCTGCTGACGTGTGGATGCGGCCCTGGGATTCAGTCACAGGAACGCGCTGCACACGGTGAACGCCACCTTCAAACTTCAAACGCGCGAAAACGCCCTGTGCGGGGTCATTGGAGTTGCCCTTGATGGCAACGGCAACATCCTTGTAGCCACCCAGATCGGATTCAGTGGCCGAAATCATTTCCGTCTTCCATCCGCGCGATTCCGCATAACGCATGTACATGCGCAGAAGGTCGCCGGCGAACAAGGCAGCTTCGTCGCCACCCTCGCCGCCCTTCACTTCAAGGATGACGTTGCGGGCATCGTCCGGATCACGCGGGATCAGCAGACGACGCAGCCGCTCCTGCGCCGCGGGAATCTGCTCTTCCAACTGCACAACTTCGGCAGCAAACTCGGGATCCTCGTCCGCCATTTCCTTGGCAGCTTCCATATCGTCATTGAGCCCGCGCCACTTGTTGTACGCCTCCACAATGCCCTGAAGCTGCGCAGACCGACGCCCCAACTTCCTGGCTGCAGACTGATCGGCATAAACAGCAGGATCACTCAGCTGGGCCTGAATGGCAGCATGCTCATCAAGCAATCCCTGTACGGACTCAAACATTTTCAAACCTCTTTCGACTTCTACAAGTCTAATAACTGCAACGTGGGGTCACGCACAGCCCATCAGGAAGGCCCAGTGGGCCGTACTTGACCTCACGTGGTGTCGGGTCAAGGGTTTCGTTTAAACAAAGACCGCTCAAAATATGCCGGCCAGGGAGTGGCTTCGGGCCTGCCGGAGCCGGGTAGCTTCCGATCGTAGATCGGAAGCTACCCGGCGTAGGGGCGGGGCCGGCATATCTTGAGCGGTTAGAGCACAGCTATTTGTCGTTGTCCGACTTCGCTCCGAGCGTGGTCTTCTGGACCTGCATGAGGAACTCGACGTTGCTCTGCGTCTCCCGGATCTTGTTGGTCAGCAGTTCAAGGCTCTGCTGCTGCTCCAGTCCGGAAAGGACACGGCGCAGCTTCCACATGATCTTGACTTCTTCCGGCGAGAGCAGGTTCTCTTCGCGGCGGGTGCCGGACGCGTTGACGTCCACGGCCGGGAAGATGCGCTTGTCTGCCAGCTGGCGGGACAGGCGGAGCTCCATGTTGCCGGTGCCCTTGAATTCTTCGAAGATGACTTCATCCATCTTGGAGCCGGTCTCGACGAGGGCCGTTGCCAGGATGGTCAGCGAGCCGCCATTTTCGATGTTGCGGGCTGCACCAAAGAACCGCTTGGGCGGGTACAGAGCTGCAGAGTCCACACCACCGGACAGGATGCGGCCTGAGGCCGGTGCTGCCAGGTTGTAGGCACGGCCCAGACGGGTCATGGAGTCCAGGAGGACCACCACGTCCATGCCCATTTCCACAAGGCGCTTGGCGCGCTCGATGGAGAGCTCGGCCACCGTGGTGTGGTCGTCGGCGGGACGATCGAAGGTGGACGCAATGACCTCGCCCTTGACTGTGCGCTGCATGTCCGTGACTTCTTCAGGACGTTCGTCAACGAGCACCATCATGAGGTGGACCTCAGGGTTGTTGGTGGTGATTGCGTTCGCAATGGACTGCAGGATGAGCGTCTTACCGGCCTTCGGCGGGGAGACGATCAGGCCACGCTGGCCCTTGCCGATCGGGGCCACGAGGTCGATGACACGGGGACCGATCTTCTTGGGGTCGGTCTCGAGGCGCAGGCGCTCGGACGGGTACAGCGGGACCAGCTTGGCGAACTCGACGCGGTCCTTGAGCTCTTCCGGCGTCTTGCCGTTGACGGAAGTGACGCGGACAAGCGCGTTGAACTTCTGGCGGGCAGACTGCTGACTGCGGTCTTCACCGTCACGCGGTGCGCGGATGGCACCGACGACGGCGTCACCCTTGCGAAGGTTGTACTTCTTGACCTGCGCCAAGGATACGTAGACGTCGTTGGCGCCGGGAAGGTAACCGGACGTACGGATGAACGCGTAGTTCTCCAGAACGTCCAGGATGCCTGCCACGGGAAGCAGGACGTCGTCTTCAGTGACCTCGACGTCGTCAACGTCCGGTCCCTGTGCACGGCCACGGCGGCGCTCGTTGCGGTCGCGGAAGCGATCGCTGCGGGTGTTTCCGTCACGGCTGTCCTGACCGCCCCGACGATCGCTACGATCGTTCCGGTCCGTCTGCTCATTGCGGTCACGACGGTTGCGGCGGTTGCGACGGTTGCCGGTGTCGTCGCCGTCGTTGTTGTCGTCACGGCGGCCGCGGGTGTTGTCGCGACGCTCGCGCTGCTGCTCGCCCGAATCGGACTGCTCGCGCTGTTCGCTGCGGTCGGCGCGCTGTTCACGCTGTTCCGTGCGGTCAGCACGCTGCTCACGCTGTTCCGTGCGGTCAGCACGCTGTTCACGCTGTTCCGTGCGGTCGGCGCGCTGCTCTGCGGCAGGTGCTTCTGCTGCTTCGGCAGGCGCTGCGGCAGCTTCGCCACGGCGCCGGTTACGGGTGCGAGGCTGGCGACGCTCCGAAGAGGCCTCAGTGGTCTCAACGACCGGTGCTTCAGCAACCGGTGCGGCTGCAGACTCGGCAGGTGCAGCAGCGGCCTCGACAGCTGCCACCACTCCGTCGCTGGTAGCACGGCGGCTGCGGCCACGACCGCGGCCCCGCGGTGCTTCCTGGGCAGGGGCCTCGGCGGCTGTGTCAGCCGGTGCGCTGCTTTCCTTGGAGCCCTTCGGCGCTGCCGCCGGGGCTTCCTTGGCCGCAGTTGCCTTGGCCGTGGCCTTGGCAGGCGCCTTGGTGGTGGGCGTTCCGGCACGATGTGCAGAAATGGCCGTTACCAAGTCCCCCTTGCGCATCCGGGATCCCCCGGAAATGCCCAGCTGGCTGGCAAGAGCCTGAAGCTGGGCGAGCTTAAGGCCTGCAAGGCCGCTGCTCTTGGTGGTTGCTGCAGTTGACGAATCAGCAGCAGAAGATGTTGTGTCCACAGCTGAAGCCAGCTCAGTGGTTTCTGTCACGAAGGATCCTTCCCCCTCGACGGCGTCCAGAGCGAGA is drawn from Arthrobacter sp. 31Y and contains these coding sequences:
- the prfA gene encoding peptide chain release factor 1, whose product is MFESVQGLLDEHAAIQAQLSDPAVYADQSAARKLGRRSAQLQGIVEAYNKWRGLNDDMEAAKEMADEDPEFAAEVVQLEEQIPAAQERLRRLLIPRDPDDARNVILEVKGGEGGDEAALFAGDLLRMYMRYAESRGWKTEMISATESDLGGYKDVAVAIKGNSNDPAQGVFARLKFEGGVHRVQRVPVTESQGRIHTSAAGVLVLPEVDEPEELEINQNDLKIDVYRSSGPGGQSVNTTDSAVRITHLPTGIVVAMQNEKSQLQNREAGMRVLRARLLAHQQEQIDAANSEQRKSQIRTMDRSERIRTYNFPENRIADHRTGYKAYNLDAVMNGDLEPVIQSAIEADEQARLDAIGE
- the rho gene encoding transcription termination factor Rho — its product is MTETTELASAVDTTSSAADSSTAATTKSSGLAGLKLAQLQALASQLGISGGSRMRKGDLVTAISAHRAGTPTTKAPAKATAKATAAKEAPAAAPKGSKESSAPADTAAEAPAQEAPRGRGRGRSRRATSDGVVAAVEAAAAPAESAAAPVAEAPVVETTEASSERRQPRTRNRRRGEAAAAPAEAAEAPAAEQRADRTEQREQRADRTEQREQRADRTEQREQRADRSEQREQSDSGEQQRERRDNTRGRRDDNNDGDDTGNRRNRRNRRDRNEQTDRNDRSDRRGGQDSRDGNTRSDRFRDRNERRRGRAQGPDVDDVEVTEDDVLLPVAGILDVLENYAFIRTSGYLPGANDVYVSLAQVKKYNLRKGDAVVGAIRAPRDGEDRSQQSARQKFNALVRVTSVNGKTPEELKDRVEFAKLVPLYPSERLRLETDPKKIGPRVIDLVAPIGKGQRGLIVSPPKAGKTLILQSIANAITTNNPEVHLMMVLVDERPEEVTDMQRTVKGEVIASTFDRPADDHTTVAELSIERAKRLVEMGMDVVVLLDSMTRLGRAYNLAAPASGRILSGGVDSAALYPPKRFFGAARNIENGGSLTILATALVETGSKMDEVIFEEFKGTGNMELRLSRQLADKRIFPAVDVNASGTRREENLLSPEEVKIMWKLRRVLSGLEQQQSLELLTNKIRETQSNVEFLMQVQKTTLGAKSDNDK
- the prmC gene encoding peptide chain release factor N(5)-glutamine methyltransferase; translated protein: MTFYQGQSLADAVREATAVLTDAGVPSPRVDAELLADHLLGVGLGRLRAMLLGDAPAPDGYRELVEERAGRVPLQHITGVAYFRHLELRVGPGVFIPRPETESVVQLVIDHLSGLPSPKVVDLGTGSGAIAGSIAYEVPGAEVHAVEYSLLAHAWAARNLEPLGVILIEGDLRDALPEHNGTFDVVVSNPPYIPAEAIPTEPEVALHDPPVALYGGGADGMVLPTAAAASAARLLKPGGYFVMEHAEVQAAWIAGMLQRTGRWNNVTTHYDLNGKERATSAILASLSPDE